A genomic window from Sulfurospirillum arsenophilum NBRC 109478 includes:
- a CDS encoding EAL domain-containing protein: MENIQKLYVKAGVFLMLALCPIYIAIWYHSLILASILLTIVTSLSLFFVTKLLKSNAKLKNELRKNLYIDLNTKLPNRLKLLRDNKTLDPSIESTLIIINIDSFQNTNNFYGHNFGDKFLKVIGEWLSHNLPPIDATLYKFEADIYAILIRVPFSEYNLKKYLKKISMKITKDRIICDDVEVDTTLSIGAHQGKKSLLKLASIACKEAKNKRLPYIVYDKSSHTEAEYHHNMTMNHTLKEALAKDYVVPFFQPILNLRTNEIEKFETLMRIKKEDGSYYLPAEFLDVAKHSKIYSKLSMSLIQKAFETFQISSSGFSINLSYLDMTNIVTTTFILEKLEEFNVGPWVIFEILESDGIENYEAIAKFIDQVKSYGAKIAIDDFGSGYSNFERLTELRVDFIKIDGSLIKNIHHNEETKIIVKTIVNFAKELNIKTIAEYVHSEEVLQCVKGIGIDYAQGFHIGKPKPTLPTTNAHKA; this comes from the coding sequence GTGGAGAATATTCAAAAGCTCTATGTTAAAGCAGGCGTTTTCCTGATGCTTGCATTATGTCCTATTTACATTGCCATTTGGTATCACTCTCTCATCCTCGCCTCCATACTTCTTACCATTGTCACCAGCTTGAGCCTCTTTTTTGTTACAAAACTACTTAAAAGCAATGCAAAACTGAAAAATGAACTACGCAAAAATCTCTACATCGATCTCAACACCAAGCTTCCCAATCGTCTTAAACTTTTACGGGACAACAAAACCCTTGACCCTTCCATTGAGTCAACCCTGATTATCATCAATATTGACTCCTTTCAAAACACCAACAACTTTTACGGTCATAACTTTGGCGACAAATTCCTCAAAGTGATCGGTGAATGGCTCTCGCACAATCTCCCGCCGATTGATGCCACACTTTACAAGTTTGAAGCTGACATTTATGCCATTTTGATTCGTGTCCCTTTTAGCGAATACAACCTCAAAAAATACCTTAAAAAAATCTCGATGAAAATTACAAAAGACCGCATCATTTGCGATGACGTCGAAGTCGATACGACTCTTTCCATCGGTGCGCATCAAGGTAAAAAAAGCCTTTTAAAGCTCGCTTCCATTGCGTGTAAAGAGGCGAAAAACAAACGCCTCCCGTATATTGTTTACGATAAAAGTAGTCACACAGAAGCAGAGTACCATCACAATATGACCATGAACCATACGCTTAAAGAAGCGCTTGCCAAAGACTATGTGGTTCCTTTTTTCCAACCTATACTCAACCTTCGCACCAACGAAATTGAGAAGTTTGAAACACTTATGCGCATCAAAAAAGAGGATGGCAGTTACTACTTACCCGCAGAATTTTTAGATGTTGCTAAACACTCTAAGATCTACTCAAAACTCTCGATGTCACTCATTCAAAAAGCGTTTGAGACTTTTCAAATCTCCTCAAGTGGCTTTTCCATCAACCTTTCCTACCTCGATATGACCAATATCGTCACCACAACCTTCATCCTCGAAAAGCTCGAAGAGTTCAACGTAGGCCCATGGGTTATTTTTGAGATTTTAGAGAGTGATGGTATTGAGAATTATGAAGCAATTGCTAAGTTTATTGACCAAGTGAAGTCTTATGGTGCAAAAATTGCCATTGATGATTTTGGCTCAGGCTACTCCAACTTTGAACGCCTCACTGAACTAAGAGTTGATTTTATCAAGATTGATGGCAGTCTCATTAAAAATATTCACCACAATGAAGAGACGAAGATTATTGTTAAAACGATTGTGAACTTTGCTAAAGAGCTTAACATCAAAACTATTGCGGAGTATGTTCACTCAGAGGAAGTATTGCAGTGTGTTAAAGGGATCGGGATTGATTATGCGCAAGGCTTTCACATTGGCAAACCAAAACCCACCCTTCCTACTACGAACGCGCACAAAGCTTAG
- a CDS encoding DMT family transporter: MQVYVLLVLCVLFWSANFVIGRFVAGVIEPWEIAFFRWLGVFIVTLPFLLLHVKKIWHALKNHFGILVLLSALGIACFNTLLYIGLQQTTATNALLINSSIPIIILFLSFVILKTSISVRQIVGIVLSTLGVVFLVLKGDVESILTLSFNPGDFWVIASSLCWASYSVLVKFRPKSLSSFEFFITTVSLGVVMLLPFYLAQGYTLAREVMIVTEHTWVFAYVVLVTSILCYYLWHKGIAQIGADKTGQFTHLMPLFGSFLAYIFLGERLEWYHLGGIIMIGGGIYLCLFVKTKLCARS; encoded by the coding sequence ATGCAAGTCTATGTACTTTTAGTACTGTGTGTGCTCTTTTGGTCTGCCAATTTTGTTATCGGGCGTTTTGTAGCAGGCGTCATTGAGCCGTGGGAAATAGCCTTTTTCAGATGGCTTGGCGTTTTTATCGTAACGCTCCCTTTTTTGCTTTTACATGTAAAGAAAATTTGGCACGCACTCAAAAACCATTTTGGTATTTTAGTTTTGCTCTCAGCCCTTGGTATTGCGTGCTTTAATACACTTTTGTACATTGGGTTACAACAAACGACAGCCACCAATGCGTTGCTGATTAACTCTTCCATTCCTATTATTATTCTTTTTCTCTCGTTTGTGATTCTTAAAACGAGCATTTCTGTGAGGCAGATTGTAGGCATTGTGCTCTCAACACTGGGGGTTGTTTTCTTGGTACTCAAAGGGGATGTGGAGAGTATTCTTACGTTGAGTTTCAATCCAGGCGATTTTTGGGTTATAGCTTCATCTTTGTGTTGGGCAAGTTACAGTGTTTTGGTGAAATTTAGACCGAAGAGTCTCAGTAGTTTTGAGTTTTTCATTACGACGGTAAGCTTGGGCGTTGTAATGCTTTTACCTTTTTATCTGGCGCAAGGTTACACTTTAGCGCGAGAAGTGATGATCGTCACAGAACACACGTGGGTGTTTGCGTATGTGGTTCTTGTGACCTCCATACTTTGCTATTACTTGTGGCACAAGGGGATTGCACAGATTGGGGCGGATAAAACGGGACAATTTACTCATCTCATGCCACTGTTTGGAAGTTTTTTAGCCTATATCTTTTTAGGTGAACGTTTAGAGTGGTACCATTTGGGTGGCATTATAATGATAGGTGGAGGTATTTACCTCTGCTTGTTTGTGAAAACTAAGCTTTGTGCGCGTTCGTAG
- a CDS encoding HD-GYP domain-containing protein, with amino-acid sequence MMLYQLNLRELTYALCEALDYVGIDDTLHGKRVAYIACEIGKKLGWRQSKLDKIMLMAMLHDSGVSSTGVHHTIMSNLDWEDAQTHCTKGARLLRNVPIYCGFADVIALHHTHWERFTSHIDDETKLYANIIYLSDRIDALRSQFGAHLHHEKEYIRSILQKHTPSMFAPKLMEAFVEISQTDTFWYYLESEYIHYYFRDWIDQGEIRAVPFDLLKKIALMFAGVVDDKLAHTHQHHTLGVASLARYLSQLCDLSLRDQEMIELAALFHDLGKLRIPDDIACKNTSLSDEDNIRIRRHGFDAQVILQQIKGFETIAKIVSMHHETLDAKGYPSKLSAGEIPLEARILSTANTFENLIQQKCTQASTPPKADDAYEMLERLVEDHNLDATIVDKMAMHLKDCYEKALHPQLYM; translated from the coding sequence ATGATGCTGTACCAACTTAATTTACGAGAGCTTACCTATGCACTCTGCGAAGCACTCGATTATGTAGGTATCGATGACACACTGCACGGAAAACGTGTAGCTTATATTGCCTGTGAAATAGGCAAAAAATTGGGCTGGAGACAATCAAAACTGGATAAAATAATGCTTATGGCGATGCTCCACGACAGTGGCGTCTCTTCAACAGGCGTTCATCATACCATCATGAGCAATCTTGATTGGGAAGATGCCCAAACGCATTGCACCAAAGGGGCGCGACTTTTAAGAAATGTCCCCATTTATTGTGGTTTTGCTGATGTTATAGCCCTTCATCATACGCACTGGGAACGTTTTACGTCTCACATTGATGATGAGACAAAACTTTACGCCAATATTATCTATCTAAGCGATCGTATCGATGCCTTGCGTTCTCAATTTGGAGCACACCTCCATCATGAAAAAGAGTATATTCGCTCCATTCTTCAAAAGCACACACCCTCTATGTTTGCACCCAAACTCATGGAAGCTTTTGTGGAGATTTCGCAGACAGATACGTTTTGGTACTACTTAGAATCCGAATACATTCACTACTATTTCAGAGATTGGATTGATCAAGGTGAAATTCGCGCTGTACCTTTCGATCTTTTAAAAAAAATCGCACTTATGTTTGCAGGCGTCGTTGATGATAAATTAGCGCATACGCACCAGCACCACACGTTAGGGGTAGCCTCTTTAGCACGTTATCTTTCACAATTATGCGACCTCTCGCTACGAGATCAAGAGATGATCGAACTTGCAGCACTCTTCCATGATTTGGGTAAGCTTAGAATCCCTGATGACATTGCTTGCAAAAACACCTCACTCAGTGATGAAGACAACATTAGGATCAGGCGACACGGCTTTGATGCACAAGTCATTTTACAACAGATCAAAGGCTTTGAGACTATTGCTAAAATCGTCTCCATGCACCATGAAACACTTGATGCCAAAGGCTACCCTTCTAAACTTAGCGCTGGGGAAATTCCATTGGAAGCACGTATTTTATCCACAGCCAATACCTTTGAAAATTTGATTCAGCAAAAATGTACACAAGCCTCTACTCCCCCAAAAGCAGACGATGCTTATGAAATGCTTGAAAGACTGGTAGAAGATCATAATTTGGATGCAACGATTGTTGATAAAATGGCAATGCACCTTAAAGATTGTTATGAAAAAGCTTTGCATCCACAGCTTTACAT